From Syngnathus typhle isolate RoL2023-S1 ecotype Sweden linkage group LG13, RoL_Styp_1.0, whole genome shotgun sequence, a single genomic window includes:
- the plvapa gene encoding plasmalemma vesicle associated protein a, translating into MYSSGYSHVSKTSPQAQKKMQYRSKGKSCGYYLRIIFFFSSLIQSLIIVSLVLFLVYGKTQDSASTTRIQDLEESFSRLSLENVALRQQRKNLTTLLNVTLTEKTRNDWDLLRLRRLSNISVMFIQDLDKKQQQTNIELLMCKNQARLAPSCPQIDLRVMPTALGCELQMERVNAQLELVESNFTQTIQRMKMEMEEIAKDRDNLDLEAIHLRREKAVHLKEIELNTLRCKHDFVQSLSGISNVSRTFLLKIESLFPTHIAFQLTCDKQREHLEQIRTNCTSLSREVEDRFQSYLNSVGSQVSEILSENSRLKAENMRRSDDYRVCSQNRTGMIQEHKQTIQKLQLKHDKDYERILLEKKRLNGDIEVLENSVNYRNKDVELLTEQLRRLNMSCMAKSGFGGLPGAGGGQFGRGGSANFGSNFNSPGFGSNKLGSTGLGSSNPSLGSTGSGLNRLGSTGLGSSSLGSTGSGLNKFGSTGLGSSNPGSSGSGLSRQGSTGLGSSGLGSTGSGINKLGSSGLGSSNPSSTGTGLNKQGSTGLGSSSLGSTGLGLNKLGSTGLGSSSLGSTGSGSNKFGSTGLSSSSLGSTGLGVNKLGSSGTGSSTLGSTGSGLNKLGSNGLGSSTLGSTGLGLNKQSSTGLGSSGLGSTGSGLNKFGSTALGSSGLGSTGSGLNRQGSTSLGTSGLGSTGLGLNRQGSTSLGTSGLGSTGLGLNKQGSTGSMNNKPTSSLKSSSGLGSSGSSSSGFPFLGLGLGNSNTGQSKPGTGIGRGTSSGSSPGMGRTGGLGGGSVSVAQHLQDLQRIINPSHGYEERQELSRMLG; encoded by the exons ATGTATAGCAGCGGCTACTCTCACGTGTCCAAGACCAGCCCGCAGGCCCAGAAGAAGATGCAGTATCGCTCAAAGGGCAAAAGCTGTGGCTACTACTTGAGAatcatcttctttttttcctcgctGATTCAATCGCTCATCATAGTCAGCCTGGTTCTCTTCTTGGTCTATGGTAAGACGCAGGACTCCGCTTCAACAACACGCATACAGGACCTGGAGGAGAGCTTCAGTCGGCTCTCCCTCGAGAACGTCGCCCTCCGGCAACAGAGGAAGAACCTGACGACCTTACTCAATGTCACCCTGACGGAGAAGACCCGCAATGACTGGGACCTGCTGAGACTTCGTCGGTTGTCAAACATCTCTGTAATGTTTATTCAAGACCTGGACAAGAAGCAG CAACAGACAAACATAGAGCTGCTGATGTGCAAGAACCAGGCACGTTTAGCACCCAGTTGCCCACAAATAG ACCTGCGAGTTATGCCTACGGCTCTAGGTTGTGAGTTGCAAATGGAGCGGGTGAATGCTCAACTTGAACTTGTGGAGTCCAATTTTACACAAACAATACAGAGAATGAAGATGGAAATGGAAGAGATTGCCAAAGACAGGGATAACCTTGACCTGGAGGCCATCCATCTAAGGAGGGAAAAGGCAGTTCATCTGAAGGAGATTGAGCTCAACACTCTAAGATGCAAACACGACTTTGTTCAGTCCTTGAGTGGCATCTCCAATGTCTCAAGAACCTTTCTACTGAAGATTGAATCCCTCTTCCCAACTCACATTGCTTTCCAGCTCACCTGTGACAAACAGAGGGAGCATCTGGAGCAGATCCGCACCAACTGCACCAGTCTGTCTAGAGAGGTGGAAGACAGGTTCCAAAGCTACTTGAATAGTGTAGGCAGTCAGGTGTCTGAGATCCTGTCGGAGAACAGCCGCTTGAAGGCTGAGAACATGCGACGGTCTGATGACTACCGCGTGTGCAGTCAAAACCGCACAGGTATGATCCAAGAGCACAAACAAACCATACAGAAGCTTCAGCTCAAACACGACAAGGACTATGAGAGGATTCTATTGGAAAAAAAGAGACTGAACGGAGATATCGAAGTCCTTGAAAACAGTGTCAACTACAGAAATAAAGATGTTGAACTCCTCACAGAGCAACTCAGGAGGCTCAACATGTCCTGCATGGCCAAG AGTGGATTCGGTGGCTTGCCGGGAGCTGGTGGAGGACAGTTTGGGAGGGGAGGGTCAGCTAATTTTGGTTCAAACTTCAACTCACCTGGGTTTGGATCAAACAAGCTAGGATCGACTGGGTTGGGCTCCTCAAATCCAAGCCTTGGGTCAACTGGCTCAGGGTTAAACCGATTAGGGTCAACTGGGTTGGGCTCTTCTAGTCTCGGGTCGACTGGGTCAGGATTAAACAAATTTGGATCAACGGGGTTGGGCTCTTCAAATCCGGGTTCATCTGGGTCAGGATTAAGCAGACAAGGATCGACGGGGTTAGGCTCATCAGGTCTTGGCTCAACTGGGTCAGGAATAAATAAATTAGGTTCATCTGGGTTGGGCTCCTCGAATCCTAGCTCAACTGGGACAGGATTAAACAAACAAGGCTCAACTGGGTTAGGTTCCTCTAGCCTTGGTTCAACTGGGTTAGGATTAAATAAATTAGGATCAACAGGGTTAGGATCCTCAAGTCTTGGATCAACTGGGTCAGGATCAAACAAATTCGGATCAACGGGGTTGAGCTCTTCGAGCCTTGGGTCGACTGGGTTAGGAGTAAACAAATTGGGATCGTCTGGGACGGGTTCCTCGACTCTGGGGTCCACTGGGTCAGGTTTAAATAAACTTGGATCAAATGGTTTGGGCTCCTCGACGCTTGGCTCAACTGGGTTAGGATTAAACAAACAAAGCTCAACGGGTTTAGGTTCTTCTGGTCTTGGATCAACTGGGTCAGGATTAAATAAATTTGGCTCGACAGCGTTGGGTTCCTCTGGTCTTGGCTCTACTGGGTCAGGATTAAACAGACAAGGATCAACTAGTTTGGGCACTTCGGGTCTTGGCTCTACTGGGTTAGGATTAAACAGGCAAGGATCAACAAGTTTGGGCACTTCGGGTCTTGGCTCTACTGGGTTAGGATTAAACAAACAAGGATCAACTGGTTCGATGAATAATAAACCAACTTCGAGTCTGAAAAGCTCGTCGGGCCTCGGGTCAAGTGGGTCATCCAGTTCTGGATTTCCCtttttaggattagggttaggcaACAGTAACACAGGACAAAGTAAACCGGGAACTGGAATAGGAAGAGGAACATCAAGTGGATCTTCACCTGGAATGGGGAGGACTGGTGGTTTGGGAGGTGGATcag TCAGCGTTGCTCAGCACCTTCAAGATCTGCAACGTATCATCAATCCGTCTCACGGCTATGA AGAGCGACAAGAGCTTTCCAGAATGTTGGGTTAG
- the nr2f6a gene encoding nuclear receptor subfamily 2 group F member 6a isoform X1: MAMVSGGWGDPNGGTNGLGEKGYLKREDEDGSPQAGGSDMEAGEDDKACVLDCVVCGDKSSGKHYGVFTCEGCKSFFKRSVRRNLSYTCRSNRECQIDQHHRNQCQYCRLKKCFRVGMRKEAVQRGRIPPQPSLSPTLTPIGGASGLGGNEFYNNNNGGSGGQPVSELISQLLRAEPYPNSRYGHQYNQQAGPDNSMGIDNICELAARLLFSTVEWARNIPYFPELPVSDQVALLRLSWSELFILNAAQSALPLHMAPLLAAAGFHSSPMSAERVVSFMDQVRVFQDQVDKLTRLQVDSAEYSCLKAIALFSPDACGLTDAVHVESLQEKAQVALTEYERMQYPSQPQRFGRLLLRLPALRAVPASLISQLFFMRLVGKTPIETLIRDMQLSGSSISWPYVPL; the protein is encoded by the exons ATGGCCATGGTGAGTGGGGGCTGGGGAGATCCCAATGGCGGCACCAACGGACTGGGGGAAAAGGGCTACCTGAAGCGGGAGGATGAGGACGGCTCTCCCCAGGCGGGAGGCAGCGACATGGAGGCCGGGGAGGACGACAAGGCTTGCGTTTTGGACTGTGTGGTGTGCGGCGACAAGTCGAGTGGGAAACATTACGGCGTGTTCACCTGTGAAGGCTGTAAAAGCTTTTTCAAGAGAAGCGTACGACGTAACCTCAGCTACACGTGCAG GTCTAATAGAGAGTGTCAGATTGACCAGCACCACCGCAACCAGTGCCAATACTGTCGTCTCAAGAAGTGTTTCCGAGTGGGCATGCGCAAAGAAg CAGTTCAACGCGGCCGCATCCCACCGCAGCCTAGTCTCAGCCCGACCCTCACGCCTATAGGTGGCGCCAGCGGCCTGGGAGGCAACGAATTCTACAATAACAACAACGGAGGGAGTGGCGGTCAGCCAGTTTCCGAGCTCATCTCGCAGCTGTTGAGGGCCGAGCCGTACCCCAACAGCCGCTACGGGCACCAGTACAACCAGCAGGCTGGTCCCGATAATTCCATGGGGATTGATAACATCTGCGAACTTGCCGCCCGGCTTCTCTTCAGCACAGTAGAATGGGCCAGAAATATTCCTTATTTCCCTGAACTGCCAGTGTCTGATCAG GTGGCCCTGCTGAGGCTGAGCTGGAGCGAGCTGTTTATCCTCAATGCGGCCCAGTCGGCCTTGCCGCTCCACATGGCGCCCTTGTTGGCCGCGGCGGGCTTCCACTCGTCACCCATGTCGGCGGAGCGCGTGGTATCCTTCATGGACCAGGTGAGGGTGTTCCAGGACCAGGTGGACAAACTGACCCGACTGCAGGTGGACTCCGCCGAGTACAGCTGTCTCAAGGCCATCGCGCTGTTCTCACCAG ATGCCTGCGGTCTGACAGATGCAGTCCACGTGGAGTCTCTCCAGGAGAAGGCTCAGGTAGCTCTGACCGAGTACGAGAGGATGCAGTACCCGAGTCAACCTCAGCGCTTCGGCCGCCTTCTCCTTCGCCTCCCCGCTCTACGCGCCGTACCCGCCAGCCTCATCTCCCAACTCTTTTTCATGCGCCTGGTGGGGAAGACCCCCATTGAGACGCTCATCCGAGACATGCAGCTCTCTGGAAGCTCCATCAGCTGGCCCTATGTGCCTCTGTGA
- the nr2f6a gene encoding nuclear receptor subfamily 2 group F member 6a isoform X2, with protein MAMVSGGWGDPNGGTNGLGEKGYLKREDEDGSPQAGGSDMEAGEDDKACVLDCVVCGDKSSGKHYGVFTCEGCKSFFKRSVRRNLSYTCRSNRECQIDQHHRNQCQYCRLKKCFRVGMRKEVQRGRIPPQPSLSPTLTPIGGASGLGGNEFYNNNNGGSGGQPVSELISQLLRAEPYPNSRYGHQYNQQAGPDNSMGIDNICELAARLLFSTVEWARNIPYFPELPVSDQVALLRLSWSELFILNAAQSALPLHMAPLLAAAGFHSSPMSAERVVSFMDQVRVFQDQVDKLTRLQVDSAEYSCLKAIALFSPDACGLTDAVHVESLQEKAQVALTEYERMQYPSQPQRFGRLLLRLPALRAVPASLISQLFFMRLVGKTPIETLIRDMQLSGSSISWPYVPL; from the exons ATGGCCATGGTGAGTGGGGGCTGGGGAGATCCCAATGGCGGCACCAACGGACTGGGGGAAAAGGGCTACCTGAAGCGGGAGGATGAGGACGGCTCTCCCCAGGCGGGAGGCAGCGACATGGAGGCCGGGGAGGACGACAAGGCTTGCGTTTTGGACTGTGTGGTGTGCGGCGACAAGTCGAGTGGGAAACATTACGGCGTGTTCACCTGTGAAGGCTGTAAAAGCTTTTTCAAGAGAAGCGTACGACGTAACCTCAGCTACACGTGCAG GTCTAATAGAGAGTGTCAGATTGACCAGCACCACCGCAACCAGTGCCAATACTGTCGTCTCAAGAAGTGTTTCCGAGTGGGCATGCGCAAAGAAg TTCAACGCGGCCGCATCCCACCGCAGCCTAGTCTCAGCCCGACCCTCACGCCTATAGGTGGCGCCAGCGGCCTGGGAGGCAACGAATTCTACAATAACAACAACGGAGGGAGTGGCGGTCAGCCAGTTTCCGAGCTCATCTCGCAGCTGTTGAGGGCCGAGCCGTACCCCAACAGCCGCTACGGGCACCAGTACAACCAGCAGGCTGGTCCCGATAATTCCATGGGGATTGATAACATCTGCGAACTTGCCGCCCGGCTTCTCTTCAGCACAGTAGAATGGGCCAGAAATATTCCTTATTTCCCTGAACTGCCAGTGTCTGATCAG GTGGCCCTGCTGAGGCTGAGCTGGAGCGAGCTGTTTATCCTCAATGCGGCCCAGTCGGCCTTGCCGCTCCACATGGCGCCCTTGTTGGCCGCGGCGGGCTTCCACTCGTCACCCATGTCGGCGGAGCGCGTGGTATCCTTCATGGACCAGGTGAGGGTGTTCCAGGACCAGGTGGACAAACTGACCCGACTGCAGGTGGACTCCGCCGAGTACAGCTGTCTCAAGGCCATCGCGCTGTTCTCACCAG ATGCCTGCGGTCTGACAGATGCAGTCCACGTGGAGTCTCTCCAGGAGAAGGCTCAGGTAGCTCTGACCGAGTACGAGAGGATGCAGTACCCGAGTCAACCTCAGCGCTTCGGCCGCCTTCTCCTTCGCCTCCCCGCTCTACGCGCCGTACCCGCCAGCCTCATCTCCCAACTCTTTTTCATGCGCCTGGTGGGGAAGACCCCCATTGAGACGCTCATCCGAGACATGCAGCTCTCTGGAAGCTCCATCAGCTGGCCCTATGTGCCTCTGTGA